The Ailuropoda melanoleuca isolate Jingjing chromosome 4, ASM200744v2, whole genome shotgun sequence region AGTGCAACCTTGGGACTGTAATGGGGTGACGGATGCCTGAGGAAGGCCACACCTGAGCAGATCTCACTCCTTAAGCAGCTCCCTACCTAGAACAGAAGGAACTCAGGGAGCTCCACAAACACCCAAAGCACTGCCTCTGTGGTTCCTGGGTGTGAAGAgcccattttcccctccccagctccccctaAACCTTCCAGAATCTTTAGTGCCACAAACTTTGCTATATGCTAGGTGCCAGACATTGTGCACAGCCTGGGAATACAAAGGGGAAAGCAGGACAAAGCCCCTGCTCTCAGATTAGTCTAGCAGACAGGGCATCACATAAGGGCACCCTCTCCTGGcccatctctttttttccaccGGTGCCAGGAATCACTTCTATTCAGCACACACCTGTTATGATAACTATTTATAAATTAGTCTCCCACACACCCCCACTTCTCAATGAGCTCTGAGAGGGCAGAGAACATCTTAGCCATCTTGGTTTCtctagcacctagcacagtgctccAACAAGTAGAATGAAcataggaagggaggaagggaataaCACTCTTAACTTTCCAGAGAGAGGCTGTGAAACTGCAGAAAGTGGACAATCCACAAGAAGCAAAGGAAAGTTGGAGAAGAACAAATGCATGCCGAATCCACCTTTTCTAtgcctcctccttcctgtggCTGCTGCTCACTTGGCTTTGGCATAACCCCGCCTAACTAAAGGGCTCTAGTGACTGCACAGTCCACACCACCAGACCCTGGTCCCATCCCCAGGGAACATCCTTCACCCCCAAACAGGCCCCATTCAACAAGGCCTCATCCTCCAAAAGGACGTCGGtcctttcctattttctaataatttgagCAGGCCCCAAACACAATGGGTTGCCTTGTGAAGCAGATTCCACCATTCTTGGCTGGCTGACAAGTGGTGGGTGGAGATGGGTAGGAcaggtcatcttttttttttttattttttaaaaatttatttatttgacagagagagagagcacaagcagggggaacagcaggcagagaaagaggaagaagcaggtttcccgctgagcaaagagactgatgcaggctcgatcccgggatgctggggtcacgacctgagcctaaggcagacttaaccaactgagccacccaggcaccccaggacaggTCGTCTTAAAACTGCTGTGATTTTTCCCACTGCaactgaaataaaatctaaacttccCAAGGCTTGTGGGCCCTGTGCGGTCTGCTTCCAACATCTCCCCAAACTGAACCCGGGACTTTAAGTCTCTGGCTCTGCTTTCTTCCAGCTCTTTCCCACCTCCCGGCCTCTGAAAGTACTGTGTCCTCTATATCTGACTTCCCACAGCATGCCATTCCTTTTCTTAGAGCTTGTCTCACAATGTATACTTAGTTTTTGCTACTTACTTTCTCTCCAACTATGAGCTTGAGAGCAGGGACTATGTCAGCACCCAGCTGGGTGTCCCTCATACAGTAAGTGtctaacaaatatttgctgaattaacaaagaggcagccctccatccctccacccagctcccctACCAACCAATGCATCCATATAGCTGTCCATCCTTCACAAATCCCATCTCTCAGCCCCTACACCCCCCTGCTCTCCTCTTACCCCTTACATTCCATAAACCCCAAACTGCCTTTCACCATATACCTCCCCATCCACAAACTCCCCTTAAACCCATTCCTCTCGCCCCAGGATGAGCCCCTAAAGCCCATCACCCGCTGCTTAGCCCCCTAAGCCTTTCGATCCGTCGCATTTTAACCTCATAAATCCCCTCGATCTCAGAAAAACCCCCTTCAGTCCTCCCCGAGCCCCCACAtctcccctccccgctccccgccCAGAGATGCACCCcactctctcatcctctctcacCCTCCTCACCCCTCAGGCCCCCAGCCAACTTGGCCCTGCCTCCTGAGCCCGTCCCCTTCTGCCCGCTTCTCTGTCGCGACTTCGGATGGCCCCCGCCCCCGTCGAGCCCGCGCAGCACCTGGCCTGCGCCTCCTCCAGGCTCTGGTCGGTGATGGCCATGATCTGCTGCAGGATCTCGCCTGTGTCGGGGGCCGGAGGGGGCCCGGGCAGAGGGCGGCGCGGGGCCGGGGGAGGCGGCGCGGGGCGCTGCGGGCGCGGCGGGGAGTCCATGAACCGCGGAGCCCAGCTAGCGCTGAGGGGTAGCCTCCGGGCTAGGAGCGCTCACAAGGGCGCCGCAGCCAACCACCTCCACCCGCGCGCTGCGCGCGCGCATCCCCAAGCCCCACCGCTCGTCACCGCCTCCAGCCAACCGCCGCCAGCCAAGCGGCCGCGCACCGCCCATGGGCACGCCCCACCGTCTCCGTCAGCCAACTGCCGCCGCCCGGGCCGCCGCGCACCGCCCACAGACACGCCCCTAACAGCTCCTTTCAACGGCCCGGGACTTGGTTGGGTTGCCGAGGCAACAGCTCTTCGCACCTACAcccccctcttcccccccccatatATCTCCGTCTCCCTCACCTGCTCAGAACAAGGATTCCTGCTTAGAGACCTTAATCCTTTTTAGGGCCCCTCACGTCTCCTCAGAGCCCCagcacctcctcagagaggtccTGCATTTCCTCAGAGACCCTCGAACCTCCTCAGAGAACCTGCCCATCTCCTCAGCGCCCTGTACTCCCCACCAGAGCTCCCACTCCTTCTGAGCCCCTGTTCCTCCTTAGAGCCTTCACTCCTCACAGGTCCCCACTCTTCCTCAGTGGCCCCATATCTCAGATCCTGCCACCTCCTCAGGAACCCACACATCTCTTCGGAATCCCCACTTCTCAGAGTACCCGACTCTTCCTTCAAGCCACCCATTCCCTCTCAGAAATCCCTGATTCTCAGATCCCCACCAAAACTCACCATTCATCTCCAGAAGCCCCGAGTCCCAGACCTCCTCAGTCCCCTCATGGTCCCCTCAGTCTCAGCCCCATCAGATGGGTCACTAGGGCTCCCAGCCTCCTGGCTCTTTCCCTTGGAGCTTTCCACTACGGGTGCAGGTGTGTACGGTGACGGTGACTGCACAAATCAATTCTTTCAAGGTCCGGCTTATAAATGACCTTGGGTTTATTCATTCTCTCCATCGACTGTAATCTGGACCTAGAACACCGGAGCACGGAGTTACTGAACTACTGAAGGATGCTTCCTGAGGGTCTCCTCTGAGGTGTACCCCAAGTAAGAGTGAATCTCCACAGGTCTTTGTTTCTAGCCATTAGAACTCACGGTGTCAGAGAAGGATCGTCATGTGAGAGAAAAGGAACGGACTGGCCATGAATCACTTCTCCAAAGTCATTGGGACCTGCTGGAGCCTGTTTGCTCTGAGGGAAGATTCCagatgcaggctcatagaggGTCTTCAGCCTCTCTGGGAACCCTTTAGGGCAGGGCCCATCTTCTTCCCATTGCTGCTGGAAAGTCAAAACCACCTGGCGTGATTGGATTGGAGGACTCCAAAAAGATGGCAGGGAATGGAAATGAATGATGTGGGCCAGTGTTAGGCACCACTTAGAAACTCCCTGATTAAGGAAATCCAACACTGGACTCCAGTAAGAGGAAGTACTAGAACTTGTGGGGCCCACGGAGAGCTGTTGCCCTGTGCAAAAGTTCAGCCCTGCACAGGAAGCCTAAAAGTTGTGGGTACTTTGGTGTTCTTCAGAGAACAGTGGTGGGGATCCAGGGCTGAAAGCTTTAGGGACCAAAGCTTGAAGGGAGGAGAGACCTACAGAAGCGGGAAAAACCAATTGGACAAGATGCCAAAGGAGACCAGAGGAGTGTGGGTTAGAACCTAGGGGATGCTGATGTAAGAGCAAGTGAAACAGAGCTGCCTTTGGGAGGCCTTCGGGGTCCCCACCCCATAGGAATTGGCTTTGGCACCAGAAGTCATATGTCTGTCCAATAGGCCTGGAGCTCCACAGAGGCAAGGACTGCATCTTTCATGGTCCTATGCCCAGGCGCATGGTAGAAACGGCTTGCTTGGGTCACCATCTCTGGAGATTCTGGCCTCAGGCCCTAGAAATTCTGCTGCCCATCTTGGACCCTGAAGTACCCAACAACCCAGTTAATTCTTGCCTCTACACAGAGCTGTCTTTGGGCAAGGGGAGTTTTCCCCAAGGGAAACCTAGCCCCATTTAATGTAGAAGGATTTAGATGTTTTTGGTTCTTCCATGACGTGTGCTTTCGTGGTTTAAGAATTTGGTCTCTAATGGGAGGTGTGAGTCCACATTCTAGCTGTTATTTAGCATGTGAACCTTAAGTAGAGCTATAACCCTGTCTCCTCCCTAGTGAAGTGGAAGCAGAGAATCCAGATTCTAGTCTACACTGTACCTAGCATGGTGCCTCTACAAGAATCTGAGAGGGGACTTATCATGGCATGTCTGAAGACttggggggctgggaggtgaggTGAGGAAAACCAGACTGAGGTCATGACCAACTCTGGACGTTGTGGGAATCCAAAACTCTATCCCCAGGGGCCTCTCTAGTCCCTTGATtcatctctgtgaccttggaagCTGTGTAACCACAGGCCAGATtgcaacctctctgagccactgACCTCATGTGAAAATAAGTGTGTCTGCACCACAAGAAGCAAGTAATGATAAAATAATGCACCTACAATGCTTATCAGTGTGCCAGGCACATCAGAGGAGCTTGAGAAATGGCAGCTCTCAAATCCTGCGTCCCGCTCCATGGGCCCCACTCCCCCTGGCCCTAGGTATGGACGGATATAGGTGGTGGTGGGGACAATGAGATGGACATGTCTGATTGTTAATAACCCGGACTCAGACGAAAGGGCAGGCAGGAGAAAGAGGCCTCACCCAGGTCAGAGACCACAGTGGGCTCCAGAGGACAGAGACAAAAGGGGGTGGTGAGTTAGAGGCAGGAGAACACTCAGAATGGATGCAAGACCTCCAATAAGAAAgatggagaggggcgcctggctggctgagtcagtagagcttgccactcttgatctcggggttgtgaggtcgagccccatgttgggtatagaatttaaagagaaagagagagatggagtaACAGCCATGCAGAGAtcaaagaggaaagagaacagtGCCAAGGAGAAGCTGGGCCTAGCCCGAGGTGAGGTGGACAATTCTAGGACACAGGGATAGATGGACTATCTGAGTTGATAACAGAAGATGCTCTGGAGACCTCAGTGGAAAGAAAGGTTTACTCCTTATATCATGCTCTCCCCATAGATCCCCTCAATTCTAATAGGGACAGACAAGACCCCAAAGGCTGCGGGGCCACAAACCTTTTCCCAGCTCATGCTCAGCACCCCTCAGTCTGCGCCCCTAAAGAATCAGCTTCGGGCAGATGGTGCATCCATGGGCCATCTTTGTTACCCTGTCACACTGGGCAGAGAGAAGCCTGAGAGAGCCCTCATCTCTCCCACCCTTAACGCCCACACTGCCACAGACAAGGAAGTGGTCCACAGGGTTTACCAGGGATGtgcagtaaaaatagaaaatgtcagtTAAAAAACCCTACAACCTGAGATGATTGAAGAGCAGATTCCTGAACCCCCTCTGACTCTCTCCTGGGCATTTAGAGATGATCCCacacccccaggccctggggcaggccGAGTTGTGTGCCTGGGGAAGGCTGGCAGTGGAGCTGTGCCATGGCGGGCCGAGGGTCTGTCCTGCAGATTGGGTAGAGCCCGGTGCATTTACAAGCGGTCAGGGGCTATGATGTGGCATTTGCAGCACCCACTGAAGTCCCAGGCTGGCTAAAGGGTGGAGTCCATCAGGGGGTGGCCATTCTCTGGAAGCATGATGCGAGTGCTGGCCCCTGTTCGGGTGGAGGTTGCATAGCGGGCAGACTCGTGGGTGGACCGGCGAAGGCACAGACAGCAGAGGAGGCGGCGGAAGGTGCGGCGCATCTCAGCATCTCGGCATGAGTACACCACGGCATTGACAAGCGAGTTGGCCTCCGCCAAGAGTAGGAAATACTTCTCCACAGCCAGAACGTTGCAGGACTTGCAGCCCAGACCGTCCAGGAGCAGCACCACCTGGCCTGGCGTCCAGCAGACCACGAAGGCCCCTGCAGGATGGAGCCTGAGGTGAGCGGGGCCAGCTCTGGGGGCCCAGCACCCACAGCTCAGAGCTCGGGGCTGGAGGGGTCTCCAGAGTTCAGAAAACAGCTGTGTAGTTTGCAGGGCAAGAGCGGCCTGACACCTTTCTCTGACGTGTCTGCCAGAAGGCTCCCTTTCCTAACTGGTACACGGTAGACAGGGTGCTGGACGTTTCTACATGGAGATTTgttcaatgggggaaaggaggtCACTGTGGGATGGGCCAGTTACTTGGTGGGGGAATGGAGGGAGTCATAGGGAAGAGTCACTCTGTTCTTGGGGTAGGGGAGTGGATCCTCACGGGATATACCTTGCTGCCTCCCCCACTCAGACCACTCTACAGCCAGACTGACCTCATTACTCCCTGCTAAGAACTCTGGAGGGCTTCCCACAGAACTCAGAACAAAATCTCACTCTTGCCTGTGCCCTTCGAGGCGGTGCTGaccttctctcctgcttctctccagcCACACGGGCCTCCTCTCCTCTTTGGAGACATTGGCCCGGTCCTGCGGGTCTCTcaccttctgttccctctgcctggaactcttcccttccccagcattcaggtctctgctcagatgtcacctccttgGAGAACATTCCCCACCCAAATCATCCCATCCCATGTCTCGTGGGAGTTGGGGGGAAGCAGGGTTCCTGCAACTTGGGCCAGCTAAGGGCACTCACTCACCCAGGATAATGACAACGGTCTTGACCAGGCTGAGTGTGGTCTCTCGGTAGCGGGGGTGGCAGCTGACGTGCTCCGCCATGCGCTGCACCCTCCGCCTCACATAGAAGAAAATGCGGGTGTAGACAGCCACCATGAGCAGGAAGACAAGCAGGCTGGACAGGGCCCAGACGGCCAGGTAGGAGCGGCTGAGCAGGGGGGCCATGCGTGAGCAGCGGTCCAGGGCACAGAGGCAGTGCCAGGAGTGGGCGGgcagcagccccaggcccagcgcGGCCACCCACACCCCCACGATGAGCATGACGACGCGGCCGCGGGGCAGGCGGCTGTGCAGCTGCACGGCCATCACGCTGCGGTGCCGTTCCACGGCGATGGCTAGCAGTGTCGCCACCGAGGCGGTCAGGCTCGTGTCCAGCAGGCCCTGCCGCACAAACCAGCCCTCCAGCGAGAGCCGGGCGGTGCGAGGGCCCGTGTGGAACATGAGGAAGAGGTAGGCCACACCAGCAAAGAGGTCGGCTGCGGCCAGGTTACCCAGCAGGTAGTAAATGGGCTGGTGGAAGCGGCGGTTGGAGGCAATGGCTGCGATAACCAGCAAGTTGGTCAGCAGCACCAGCACGCTGACAGTCAGCCCCAGGGCCACCACAACTACATCCTTGGGCCGCCAGTGGGAGCTGAGCTCCTTGCCACTGTTGTTGTAGAAGAAGCCGATGGTCTCATTGTAGTAGCACTGGCCCATGGTGACCAtctgggggcacagagggagaggtcAGTGCAGGTGGCATTTGTTGGAAGGACACAGGaaggagcagcagccagaggggagGGTCAGGACAGGAAGGGCAAGGGTCTCAAACTCAGATGCCTCAGGGTgaagtggtggtggtggatgatgtgggaaacaggcagaagaaaaattattaaatttccttattacctacagcccattgacaagtccttgagacaggcagaatgacattcctctagggactcaactgcgtcgatgttaatactttgctaagggcaaaaggcaatcctagcctgagcCCCCCTCCCataggatcctgtaagtctactttaatatataaaaattcctttagaaaattcctttatctctaaaccccccaagatacgtgttggcaatcatcccccaagcatatggcccaccgatatacatctgaagggtctcatgactaaagttttattagacggtaataaatgacgttttcccaacaacagctagccccctcaaggtcctgaaaaccttgcttccagaattccttagagacttagggtatccctaaccccctccgaacttgaaagtatataatgggccactcctcatgaccccagtgcagctctttctgcccaagggtcctgtccccgAGCTTTAATAAAACcccctttttgcaccaaagatgtctcaagaattctttcttggccatcctTCTTTCCTACATCAGTGACCAGGTCGACCAAAGTGGACAGCGATGCAGCCCCAGAAGTTGGGCGACGGGTTTTGGGCGCGAGTGCTCCCTAAGCGGGCGGGGCATCAGGCTATTAGGAGTGGGACCGAGGGCCCTGGCGGTCTCCCAGACAAAGGGGGCGGTCAGGGAGGCGGTGGACCGCCGGGcctccaggagcccccaggctggaggaggagctgggacagaggggaggagggggcggtgCCCGGGGCCCCACAGGCACGTGCCGCGCCCTCCCTGGGACCCACGCCCACCCACCACTGTCAGTACCGGCCTCACCTGGGCCGCCCGTCAGGCCGCAGACGGGGCGGCCTCCCGGGGGGTCAGGGTAGGCCCCAGACCCATAGCCTGGTGACTACCGCAGGCGCGGAGGAGCGTCCGGGTGCGCTGGGCGCGGGCAGCCGAGAGAGCTCGGGAGGCGGGAtcccgcccctgcccctgcctgggcgcggcgccccgccccgcccccgccacctGGGGGAGCCCCGCCCCGTCTCCACCACCTGGGGGAGCCCCGCCTCCACAGCCGCGGTAAGTACAGGGTCTCCCGGAACCGCAGCACCCCCCATTTCCTCCTGGCCTCACGGCCTCTCGGTCGCCCCTCTCAACTTCCGGCGCGGGACCCCCGCCCCCGTCCTCGCCCACCTCACACGCAC contains the following coding sequences:
- the LPAR2 gene encoding lysophosphatidic acid receptor 2 translates to MVTMGQCYYNETIGFFYNNSGKELSSHWRPKDVVVVALGLTVSVLVLLTNLLVIAAIASNRRFHQPIYYLLGNLAAADLFAGVAYLFLMFHTGPRTARLSLEGWFVRQGLLDTSLTASVATLLAIAVERHRSVMAVQLHSRLPRGRVVMLIVGVWVAALGLGLLPAHSWHCLCALDRCSRMAPLLSRSYLAVWALSSLLVFLLMVAVYTRIFFYVRRRVQRMAEHVSCHPRYRETTLSLVKTVVIILGAFVVCWTPGQVVLLLDGLGCKSCNVLAVEKYFLLLAEANSLVNAVVYSCRDAEMRRTFRRLLCCLCLRRSTHESARYATSTRTGASTRIMLPENGHPLMDSTL